One region of Chanodichthys erythropterus isolate Z2021 chromosome 17, ASM2448905v1, whole genome shotgun sequence genomic DNA includes:
- the ech1 gene encoding delta(3,5)-Delta(2,4)-dienoyl-CoA isomerase, mitochondrial, translated as MALVFSSAFRKTGLFVPFLNAVRGMSSSGGPTPPFTTLSVSRPVDTITHVEICRPEKRNAMNKAFWLEMVDCFNQIAEDSECRVVVFSGAGKLFTSGIDLMGMASDILQPEGDDTARISWNVRRIIAKYQETFSVIEKCPKPVIVAVHGACIGGGVDLITACDIRLCTQDAWFQVKEVDIGLAADVGTLQRLPRVIGSRSLVNELAFTARKLYADEAKSCGLVSRVFPDKETMMAGALEMAGEIASKSPVAVQGTKVNLIYSRDHSVPDALNYINTWNMSMLQTQDLMKSAQAAMEKKNLKEIIFSKL; from the exons AAACGGGTCTGTTTGTACCTTTCCTGAACGCTGTTAGAGGAATGTCTTCATCAGGAGGGCCCACCCCCCCCTTCACAACCCTGTCAGTCAGCCGGCCGGTTGACACCATCACTCACGTTGAGATCTGCCGTCCGGAGAAACGCAATGCGATGAACAAGGCATTCTGGCT TGAAATGGTGGACTGCTTCAATCAGATAGCTGAAGACTCAGAGTGTCGTGTCGTGGTTTTCTCaggcgctggaaagcttttcacTTCCG GTATTGACCTCATGGGCATGGCCAGTGATATTCTTCAGCCTGAAGGAGACGACACAGCCAGGATCTCATGGAACGTGCGCCGCATCATAGCTAAATACCAAGAGACCTTCTCTGTTATTGAAAAG tgtcccaaacCAGTGATTGTGGCCGTTCATGGAGCATGTATAGGTGGAG gAGTTGACTTAATCACAGCATGTGATATTCGACTGTGTACACAGGATGCCTGGTTTCAGGTCAAG GAGGTTGACATTGGCTTGGCAGCTGATGTCGGGACTTTGCAACGTCTCCCTAGAGTGATTGGAAGTCGAAG TCTAGTAAATGAGTTGGCTTTCACTGCAAGGAAGCTGTACGCTGATGAAGCCAAGAGCTGTGGATTGGTCAG TCGTGTGTTCCCAGATAAAGAGACTATGATGGCCGGAGCATTGGAGATGGCAGGAGAGATTGCCAGCAAAAGTCCTGTCGCAGTGCAGGGAACCAAAGTCAACCTCATTTACTCCAGAGACCACAGTGTTCCAGATGCCCTCAACTACATT AACACCTGGAATATGAGCATGCTCCAGACCCAAGACTTAATGAAGTCCGCGCAGGCAGCGATGGAGAAGAAAAACctcaaagaaattattttctccaAGCTCTGA
- the prss16 gene encoding thymus-specific serine protease — protein sequence MMSVMSWVTVVLLFHLVYSGPILWRMKDHVHKIHQARIKHTSTAIPKKGTLHQALNHFDKKNDKTFPQKFFVNDVYWQSSDGPVFLYIGGEGPLSKFSLMFGHHVDMAERHGALLVSLEHRFYGQSINPDGLETEKLRDLSSQQALADLASFHHYISRRFGLSQRNTWISFGGSYAGALSAWLRGKFPHLIYGAVASSAPVQAQLDFSSYNRVVAYSLMNEAVGGSKKCLAEVKGVFAAVEAALLMGNETEVGKDFGCCETPLKPEDKMELLQSLADIFMGTVQYNEEGVAFSIAELCDIMTNKSEAFGQKEEAYDRLVKLAAMYRARENVPCLDVSHEKLVLELTNTKAVSSYRQWLYQTCTEFGFYQTCEDTFCPFSHMVTLQSQAELCSRLFNIPQDSLPFRIDFTNQYYGGNRPQTQRVLYVNGNIDPWMELSVVWNDTSVDDERAILIDGTAHCMDMNSDKSMDKPALHHARKEIERRVAMWLKSAASHHMV from the exons ATGATGTCTGTGATGAGTTGGGTTACTGTGGTTCTGCTCTTCCACCTGGTTTACTCCG gTCCAATTCTATGGCGAATGAAGGACCATGTGCATAAAATCCATCAGGCCAGAATAAAACACACTTCCACTGCCATTCCCAAAAAAGGCACACTTCATCAAGCCCTGAACCACTTCGACAAGAAAAACGACAAAACCTTCCCACAG AAATTCTTTGTGAACGATGTTTACTGGCAGAGTTCAGATGGACCAGTCTTTCTCTACATAGGAGGAGAGGGACCCCTCTCCAAATTCAGTCTGATGTTCG GCCACCATGTGGACATGGCAGAGAGACATGGAGCGCTGCTGGTGTCGCTGGAGCACCGCTTCTACGGGCAGAGCATCAATCCCGATGGGCTAGAGACGGAGAAACTGAGAGATCTCTCCAGCCAGCAAGC TTTGGCCGACTTGGCTTCGTTCCATCATTACATCAGCCGGCGCTTCGGCCTCTCCCAGAGGAACACCTGGATCAGCTTCGGAGGATCCTACGCTGGAGCTCTCTCTGCTTGGCTAAGAGGAAAG TTTCCTCATCTCATCTATGGAGCGGTGGCATCCTCCGCCCCTGTTCAAGCTCAGCTAGACTTTAGCTCTTATAATAGG GTGGTTGCTTATAGTCTTATGAATGAGGCAGTGGGCGGCTCTAAAAAG TGTCTAGCAGAAGTGAAGGGCGTGTTTGCAGCAGTTGAGGCAGCTCTGCTTATGGGGAATGAGACAGAGGTGGGAAAAGACTTCGGCTGTTGTGAGACCCCTTTGAAACCAGAGGACAAGATGGAGCTGTTGCAGAGTTTGGCTGATATCTTCATGGGAACCGTCCAGTACAATGAGGAGGGGGTTGCATTCAGCATCGCAGAGCTGTGTGACATCATGACCAATAAGAGTGAGGCTTTTGGGCAGAAGGAGGAGGCGTATGACCGTCTGGTCAAACTAGCGGCG ATGTACCGTGCCAGAGAGAATGTCCCGTGTCTGGATGTCTCTCATGAGAAGCTCGTGCTTGAACTCACTAATACTAAAGCTGTGTCCAGCTACAGACAGTGGCTCTACCAGACCTGCACTGAGTTCGGCTTCT atcagacatgTGAGGACACTTTCTGCCCCTTCTCACATATGGTAACCCTTCAGTCTCAGGCGGAGCTCTGCTCTCGACTCTTCAACATCCCTCAGGACAGTCTGCCTTTCCGCATTGACTTCACCAACCAGTACTATGGAGGGAACCGGCCCCAAACACAAAGAGTGCTTTATGTCAATG GCAACATTGACCCGTGGATGGAGTTGAGCGTGGTCTGGAACGACACTTCGGTGGACGATGAACGAGCCATTCTTATCGACGGCACCGCCCACTGTATGGACATGAACTCAGATAAATCAATGGATAAACCTGCACTGCACCACGCCAGGAAG GAGATTGAAAGACGTGTGGCCATGTGGCTCAAAAGCGCAGCATCGCACCATATGGTTTGA